TGCCCTCCGGCTGTTCCTTCTCGTAGATGGCCAGGACGTCTTCCAAGGTCACCGGCTCGAAGTAAAGCTTGTCGGACGTGTCGTAGTCGGTGGAGACGGTCTCGGGGTTGCAGTTGACCATGATCGTCTCGAAGCCGAGTTCCCGAATGGCCAGCGCGGCGTGAACGCACGTGTAGTCGAACTCAATCCCTTGTCCAATGCGGTTGGGGCCGCCGCCCAGGATCATGATCTTCCGCCGGTCCGTGGTGGGCACGGCATCCGGCGCGTTGTAAGTCGAATAGTAGTAACTGGCGTCGGCGCCGCTGACGGGCACGGGGCACCAACCATGCCGGGCGCCCAGCGCCAACCGGCGTGTCCGGATTTCCGCCTCGGGGACGTCCAGGAGCTTGGCCAGGTATTTGTCCGCGAAGCCGTCTTTCTTCGCCCGAATCAGCAACTCGTCGGGCAATTGTCCGGCGGGGCACGCAAGGATCTCCTCCTCGAGTTCAACCAGTTCCTTCATTTGCTGAATGAACCACACCTTGATGTGGGTGATCCGGTGAAGTTCGTCGACCAAAATTCCCTTGCGCAACGCCTCGTACATCAGGAACTGGCGTTCGGATGACGGCTCCACCAGGCGCTTGCGCAATTCTTCCGGCGGCAGCAGGTTGAAATCGCGGGCGAAACCCAGACCGTGGCGGCCGATTTCCAGGGAGCGAATGGCTTTTTGGAGCGCCTCCTTGTAGGTCTTTCCGATGCTCATCACTTCGCCGACCGCGCGCATTTGGGTGCCAAGGCGGTCGATCGCGCCGGCGAACTTCTCGAACGTCCAGCGGGCGAACTTGACGACCACGTAGTCGCCGGAGGGCTCGTAGCGGTCGAGGGATCCGGAGCGCCAGTACGGAATCTCGTCCAAGGTCAAACCGGCGGCGAGCTTGGAGGAAATCAGGGCGATCGGGAACCCCGTCGCCTTGGAGGCCAGCGCGGAGGACCGGGAGGTGCGGGGGTTGATCTCGATGACGACCACCCGATCTGTTTGGGGATCGTGCGCGAACTGGACGTTTGTGCCGCCGATGACGCCGATGGCCTCGACGATCCGATAGGAGATGTCCTGGAGCCGTTGTTGCAGTTCTTGGCTGATCGTCAGCATGGGCGCGGTGCAGAAGCTGTCGCCCGTGTGCACGCCCATCGCGTCGACGTTCTCGATGAAACAGACGGTGATCATGTTGTTTTTGGCGTCGCGCACGACCTCGAGTTCGAGTTCCTCCCAGCCGAGCACCGATTCTTCGATCAGGATCTGCCCGACCAGGCTGGCGGCGATGCCGCGCGCCGCGATGATCTGGAGTTCCTGTACGTTGAAGACCAGCCCGCCGCCGGTACCGCCAAGGGTGTAGGCGGGCCGGACCACCACCGGATAGCCCAGGGTGGCGGCAATGGCCTCAGCGCCCTCGACCGAGGTGGTCGCTTCGCTGCGGGGCATCTCCACGCCGAGCGCATCCATCGTGCGCTTGAACGCGACGCGGTCCTCGCCGCGCTCGATTGCATCGGCTGTCACGCCGATGATCCGGACACCGTACTTGTCGAGCACGCCGTGTTCATGCAGCGAGGCCGTCAGGTTCAATCCGGTCTGTCCGCCGAGGTTAGGCAAAACCGCATCGGGTCGTTCCGCCGCGATAATCCGTTCGAGGCTTTCGACCGTCAGGGGTTCGATGTAGGTGGCGTCGGCGATTCCGGGGTCGGTCATGATCGTGGCCGGGTTCGAGTTGACCAGAACGATCTGGTAGCCGAGTTGCCGCAGCGCCTTGCAGGCCTGCGTTCCGGAGTAATCGAATTCGCACGCTTGTCCGATGACGATCGGACCGGACCCGATAATCAGAATCTTGGTGATGTCGTCGCGTCGTGGCATAGGCACCTCTCAGGTATCGAAACGGTGTCGCGTCGTATGACCTAGTTGATCGCGGATGGAAGAAAGCCGTCGCACACGCAACGGCCAAATAAGACTAGGGAGAATCCGGCCTCGCGTCAAGCAACACCTTTTTCCGCGAATTGTCAGCGGGCGGGGCGTGTGATAGTTAAGATTCGACGCCCCGCTGAACTCGGCAACCGGTCGGCCGGAGGCGCAAGTCGGTGAAACAGTCCCCAGCTATTCACGAGGAGAGTTCGATGGCGAGCTATGCAAAGATGATCGCGGCAAAAGTTGAGGCAATCCGGAATGAGGTCGGCAAGGATAAGGCGCTGATGGCGATGTCGGGCGGCGTGGATTCTTCCGTCGTCGCGCTGCTGGGGCACTTGGCCTTGGGCAAGAAGCTGACCGTGCTCATGGTGGAGAACGGCCTGATGCGGGAGGGCGAGCCCAAACGCGTCAAGGCAATCTTCGCCCCTCTGGGGATTCGCGTCAGAATCCTCGACGCGCGGGCGGAGTTCTTCGCCGCGCTCGAGGGCAAAACCGATCCCGAGATCAAACGTCAAGCCATCACCGATACGTTCTACGCCCAAGTCTTTGCCAGGTACGTTCGCGAAAAGGGAATCAAGCACGTTTTGCAGGGAACGATTCTCACCGATATCGACGAAACCGTCGCCGGGATCAAACGTCAGCACAACGTGCTTGCGCAAGTCGGGATCGATCCCGTGCGGGAATACGGATACAACGTGATCGAGCCGCTGATCGATTTGCGTAAGGACGGTGTCCGAGCGTTGGCGCGCGCCTTGAAACTCCCGCGCGAAATCGCGAGCCGGATCCCGTTCCCGGGCCCGGCCTTGGCCGCCCGCGTGATCGGTGAGGTCACGCCCGAGCGCGTGGCTAAGGTCCGCCAGGCGACGACCATCGTCGAGGAAGAGCTGAAAAGCACGCGGGCTTTCCAGTACCTGGCGGTGCTGATGTCCGATCAAGCCACGGGAATGAAGGATTACGCCCGGCATTTCGGGGACATCATCGTCGTGCGTTGCATCGACAGCCTCGACGCGCGGAAGGCGAAGCCCACCCAACTTTCGTGGCCGAAAATGAATCGACTCGCCAAGCGACTGACCGCCGAGGTGCCGGGGTGCGTTCGGGTTCTGTACGACCTGACGCCCAAACCGCCGGCCACTGTCGAGTTTATCTAGCCGGGATCCGCTCGCGCGTTGGGAGTGGTGTGTCGATTTATCGCTAAGGAATTATTCCGGCCTTAACTCGGTCCGTTTGCGGTCCGTGTGGCCCAATGTCCGCTTGCGCAGCCGGATGGATTTCGGCGTGAACTCCACGAGTTCGTCGTCGTTGATAAACTCGATGGCTTCCTCGATGCTCAGATTCTTGTGCGGCTTGAGAACCGACTTTTCGTCGCTGCCGGAGGCGCGCATGTTGGTCAGCTTCTTGGCTTTACCGGGGTTGACGACCAAGTCGTTGGACCGCGTGTGCATCCCGATGATCTGCCCCGCATAGACCTTCTCGCCGGGTCCCAGGAAAAACACGCCGCGATCTTCGAGCTTCCAAAGAGCGAAGGTCACGGTAGTGCATGGCTCCAGCACGATCAGCACACCGTTGGGCCGGCCCTTGATCTCGCCGGTTTCGGGTCCGTAGCTGTCGAATACGGCGTTGAGTACACCGGTACCACGGGTTTCAGTCAAGAATTTGGATCGATAGCCGATCAGGCCGCGGGTAGGGATCACGAACTCGATCCGGGACCGCCCCTTGACCACTTCCCGCATGTTGGTGATGCGTCCGAAACGCTGGTTAAGCGATTCGATGACCGTGCCGGTGTGCTGGGTCTCGATGTCCACGATCACCATTTCGTAGGGTTCTTGAAGGCGGCCGTTTTCATCCTCGCGCTTGACCACTTTGGGACGGGAAACCATGAACTCGTAGCTTTCACGGCGCATGGTTTCGATCAGCAC
The window above is part of the Candidatus Lernaella stagnicola genome. Proteins encoded here:
- the carB gene encoding carbamoyl-phosphate synthase large subunit, giving the protein MPRRDDITKILIIGSGPIVIGQACEFDYSGTQACKALRQLGYQIVLVNSNPATIMTDPGIADATYIEPLTVESLERIIAAERPDAVLPNLGGQTGLNLTASLHEHGVLDKYGVRIIGVTADAIERGEDRVAFKRTMDALGVEMPRSEATTSVEGAEAIAATLGYPVVVRPAYTLGGTGGGLVFNVQELQIIAARGIAASLVGQILIEESVLGWEELELEVVRDAKNNMITVCFIENVDAMGVHTGDSFCTAPMLTISQELQQRLQDISYRIVEAIGVIGGTNVQFAHDPQTDRVVVIEINPRTSRSSALASKATGFPIALISSKLAAGLTLDEIPYWRSGSLDRYEPSGDYVVVKFARWTFEKFAGAIDRLGTQMRAVGEVMSIGKTYKEALQKAIRSLEIGRHGLGFARDFNLLPPEELRKRLVEPSSERQFLMYEALRKGILVDELHRITHIKVWFIQQMKELVELEEEILACPAGQLPDELLIRAKKDGFADKYLAKLLDVPEAEIRTRRLALGARHGWCPVPVSGADASYYYSTYNAPDAVPTTDRRKIMILGGGPNRIGQGIEFDYTCVHAALAIRELGFETIMVNCNPETVSTDYDTSDKLYFEPVTLEDVLAIYEKEQPEGIIVQFGGQTPLNVAAQLEAAGVKILGTSVNSIDLAEDRQRFGEVVRKLTIPAPEFGSASSLPEALEIAARVGYPLVVRPSYVLGGRGMEIVYDQETLTKYVNAAVEITPEKPMLIDKFLEDALECEADAVADGNDAFVPAIMEHIELAGIHSGDSACVIPPVGISEEHAAEIELYTKRIANELQVVGLLNIQYAIHQGTVYILEANPRASRTVPLVSKVTGVSMARMAAQIVAGKTLADLDTHRRKFPHFGVKETVFPFNMFPEVDPILGPEMRSTGEVLGLADSFALAFYKAQIAAGFPPPLEGAALITVASGDKTRALPAARDLADMGFKILATEGTAKFLRENGIECEHVRKTHEGRPHLLDALVNGKIQLVINTPVGKESVYDDSYIRKAAIRYRIPYYTTTAAGRAAARGIRAAREGLVEVRSLQSHNADVT
- a CDS encoding ATP-binding protein: MASYAKMIAAKVEAIRNEVGKDKALMAMSGGVDSSVVALLGHLALGKKLTVLMVENGLMREGEPKRVKAIFAPLGIRVRILDARAEFFAALEGKTDPEIKRQAITDTFYAQVFARYVREKGIKHVLQGTILTDIDETVAGIKRQHNVLAQVGIDPVREYGYNVIEPLIDLRKDGVRALARALKLPREIASRIPFPGPALAARVIGEVTPERVAKVRQATTIVEEELKSTRAFQYLAVLMSDQATGMKDYARHFGDIIVVRCIDSLDARKAKPTQLSWPKMNRLAKRLTAEVPGCVRVLYDLTPKPPATVEFI